The following proteins are co-located in the Peromyscus maniculatus bairdii isolate BWxNUB_F1_BW_parent chromosome 23, HU_Pman_BW_mat_3.1, whole genome shotgun sequence genome:
- the Znf605 gene encoding LOW QUALITY PROTEIN: zinc finger protein 605 (The sequence of the model RefSeq protein was modified relative to this genomic sequence to represent the inferred CDS: inserted 3 bases in 3 codons; deleted 2 bases in 1 codon; substituted 4 bases at 4 genomic stop codons) gives MLESKISFEDVDVDFSWEEWQLLNPTQKSFYRDVMLENCSSLVFLEIWLESYSELSPQNKQDKLKRMGRGYGNDVLEEIFQSSMNXVCLEMRLHKCGTREKSLKHPSDFFVPKSNSGRKKXKVSMKLLFYLKSDRTYSEVKYHDFNKCIKTSSKETGLITNHITKSRVYLCMECGKVFNKKSQLTIHQRNTKEKPIGCGETFAQKSLLSINXRIHSEEKPYSSSECDQKAFSRKSLLIQHXRIHTGKKHNACSSVCAKALSRKPQQKRHEIIHTISKPYGCKDCGKAFSQKLKLITHQRTHKREKPYKCSDCGKAFFRNSQFITHQRSHRGKNPYVCSKCKNAFNRNSLLIRHQRTHTGEKPXCSEHSEAFIRKPQLIKHQMTHTGEKNYQCCNCEEAFFKKSELIRHQKIHLGEKPYRCECGKAFFGKSQLLTHQRTHTGEKSYKCSECGRAFSQKSSLVSHQRTHTGEKPYECSECGKTFSEKSSLIHHQRTHTGEKPFECSDCGKAFVWKTQLLRHXRIHTGEKPYECSECGKAFVQKVQLIKHQRNHTGEKTYKCSNCEKAFFDKPQLMLHQRIHTGERPYNCGECGKSFTRKSHLMRHQNIHTRDKNYGCKHCGTKCLRKSHLIIHQRNNLFLNSGELYVEQLKIRKCMXYWFCADCPLPLSSNSESIF, from the exons ATGCTTGAAAGCAAA ATATCATTTGAGGATGTGGATGTAGACTTCTCATGGGAGGAGTGGCAGCTGCTTAACCCTACTCAAAAGAGCTTTTATAGAGATGTGATGTTGGAGAACTGCAGCAGCCTTGTCTTCTTGG aaatcTGGCTAGAAAGTTATTCTGAACTATCTCCTCAAAATAAGCAAGATAAGCTTAAAAGAATGGGAAGAGGCTATGGAAATGATGTTTTGGAGGAAATATTTCAGTCAAGCATGA TTGTTTGTTTAGAAATGAGACTTCATAAATGTGGCACACGTGAAAAAAGTCTAAAACAtccttctgatttttttgttcCAAAAAGTaactctggaagaaaaa tcaaggtcagtatgaaattattattttatctaaaaTCTGACAGAACCTATAGTGAAGTAAAATACCAtgattttaataaatgtataaaaactaGCAGTAAAGAGACAGGGCTCATTACAAATCATATAACAAAGTCAAGAGTCTATTTATGTATGGAATGTGGTAAAGTTTTTAACAAGAAATCACAGCTTACTATACACCAGAGAAATACAAAAGAGAAGCCCATTGGATGTGGGGAAACTTTTGCACAAAAGTCACTGCTCTCTATTAATTAAAGGATTCACTCAGAAGAAAAACCATATAGTTCCAGTGAATGT GACCAGAAGGCTTTCAGTAGGAAGTCACTGCTCATTCAGCATTAGAGAATCCATACTGGAAAGAAGCACAATGCTTGTAGTAGTGTATGTGCAAAAGCCTTAAGCAGAAAACCACAGCAAAAAAGACATGAGATAATTCATACAATAAGTAAACCTTATGGTTGCAAGGATTGTGGGAAAGCTTTCTCTCAGAAACTGAAACTTATCACTCATCAAAGaacacataaaagagaaaaacccTATAAATGTAGTGATTGTGGAAAAGCTTTCTTTAGGAATTCACAATTTATTACTCATCAGAGATCACATAGAGGGAAGAATCCTTATGTATGTAGTAAATGTAAAAATGCCTTCAATAGAAACTCCCTTCTCATTAGGCATCAAAGGACtcacacaggagaaaaac gATGCAGTGAACATAGTGAGGCCTTCATCAGAAAGCCACAACTTATTAAACATCAGATGACCCATACAGGAGAGAAGAATTATCAATGTTGTAATTGTGAAGAAGCCTTTTTCAAAAAGTCAGAGCTAATAAGACATCAAAAAATTCACTTAGGAGAGAAACCTTATAGGTGTGAGTGTGGAAAAGCATTCTTTGGAAAGTCACAACTCCTAACACATCAGAGAACTCACACTGGGGAGAAATCCTATAAATGCAGTGAGTGTGGAAGGGCCTTCTCCCAGAAGTCAAGCCTGGTATCACATCAGAGGACACATACAggtgagaaaccctatgaatgcagtGAATGTGGGAAAACCTTCAGTGAGAAGTCAAGCCTTATTCATCACCAGAGAAcccacactggagaaaagccttTTGAATGTAGTGACTGTGGGAAAGCGTTTGTATGGAAAACACAGCTCCTTCGACATTAGAGAATTCATACAggtgagaaaccctatgaatgcagtGAGTGTGGGAAAGCATTTGTTCAAAAAGTGCAGCTCATTAAGCATCAGAGAAATCATACAGGAGAGAAGACCTATAAATGCAGTAACTGTGAAAAGGCTTTCTTTGATAAGCCACAGCTTATGCTTCATCAGAGAATCCATACAGGAGAGAGACCCTATAATTGTGGTGAATGTGGGAAATCTTTCACTAGAAAATCACATCTTATGAGGCATCAAAATATTCATACAAGAGATAAAAACTATGGGTGCAAACACTGTGGTACTAAATGTCTCAGGAAGTCACATCTCATCATACATCAAAGAAA TAACCTGTTCTTGAACTCTGGTGAGCTGTATGTGGAGCAACTGAAGATCAGGAAATGTATGTAGTACTGGTTCTGTGCTGATTGCCCTCTACCTCTGTCTAGCAACTCAGAATCTATCTTCTAG